One window of Pleurodeles waltl isolate 20211129_DDA chromosome 3_1, aPleWal1.hap1.20221129, whole genome shotgun sequence genomic DNA carries:
- the LOC138285687 gene encoding gamma-crystallin-3-like: protein MGKIIFYEDRNFQGRSYECSSECADLSTYFSRCNSIRVESGNWILYEHPNFRGHQYYLRRGEYPDFQHWMGFNDSIRSCRLTPQHRGSYRIRVYERENFGGQMMEFSEDCPHVYEEFRYNDIYSCNVQDGHWVFYEEPNYRGRQYYLRPGEYRRYSDWGASSPKVGSFRRVRDHY from the exons ATGGGGAAG ATCATCTTCTATGAGGACAGGAACTTCCAGGGCCGCTCCTATGAGTGCAGCTCTGAGTGTGCCGATCTGAGCACCTATTTCAGCCGCTGCAACTCCATCCGAGTGGAAAGTGGCAACTGGATACTCTATGAACACCCTAACTTCAGGGGACACCAGTACTATCTTAGAAGGGGGGAGTACCCCGACTTCCAGCACTGGATGGGCTTCAATGATTCGATCAGGTCCTGCCGCTTGACCCCACAA CACCGTGGATCCTACAGAATAAGAGTTTATGAGAGAGAAAACTTTGGAGGTCAAATGATGGAGTTCTCAGAAGACTGTCCACATGTGTATGAGGAGTTCCGCTACAATGACATCTATTCCTGTAATGTGCAGGATGGGCACTGGGTCTTCTATGAAGAGCCCAATTACAGAGGACGTCAGTACTACTTGAGACCCGGCGAGTACAGGAGATACAGCGACTGGGGAGCCTCAAGCCCCAAAGTTGGTTCTTTCAGGAGAGTTAGAGATCATTATTAA